The following nucleotide sequence is from Leopardus geoffroyi isolate Oge1 chromosome A1, O.geoffroyi_Oge1_pat1.0, whole genome shotgun sequence.
TGCAGCCTGTTTTTCCCACTGACTTGTTTTAAAAGAAGAGCCAGCCAACTTTAATCCAAGACAAgaaaagtgacttaaaaaaaaaaaaatccgggaGCTTTAACGTGAAACGAAGTTTATATATTCCAGGAACAATGCGGAGTGTAAGTTTTAATGTCTCTGCGTAGGCATGTTAATTTGCTACAGTCACTACCAATAAAAGCGGCAAGGACTGCGATTCGACTGTTTAATAGTGCAAGGTAGACGGTTTTTATTAGTAGCAGGCAGCAGTATGGAGAATTTGGATTTCAGTGGAGGGGTGTAATTGCTGGGGGAAATACGCGGGAGGAAGAGGCTGTCTTCAGAATCAGCAGCTCGCGCGAAAGAGACGAAGAGGAGACAGCCGTGGTGGAGACGCGCCCTGGGCGGCAGGAGCCCCTCCAAAGCCACGTGGCCTTGTCTGCTTATATACTTAATTGATGTCAAAATCGAGTGTATCCGGAGCATACGCTCCTGCTCCAAACTGGGGATGTTTTTGTAATAATTcgctgttttcttttctgcccCTGGCAGAGATCAGGCCcaaggggggtggagggagagggagggagggcgagggGACGAGCCCCAAATGCTAATGAAACACAGCAGGAACTGGCCTTTGGAAATGGAAACATTGCAGGCCAATCATCCTTGGTGATAAACATTagacctgattttttttcacttaaactaTCTAATTGGAAGCGAACCCCCGAAGCCTGCAATCTGATCCGTTGGCTGTTACATTTGTCATCCCACCTGGGTGACTCTCTTTCCAGGCCTCTACCTCCCAGAATCCCCTCTCCGGAAGACCAAAAACATCCCAGACCCCGACGCTGGTATGCTCCGAGGACTGCTGGagcaccgcaccccccccctccattttctctttcctttccacacTTCAATAATTGGTGTAAAGTCTGCCCTACACTGAGTTAGGACGGCCCACGTGGGGCGGCAGCGTGGTGGGAACCAGGGGGCTGGGTCCTCCAAGTGGCCCAGTGTGTGGGAAGCGGGGATGTGGAGGGTGAAGCCAGGAGGCTGGATTTTAGGAAGGGGGGGGGAGCActggggaggcaggagccagAAGACTGGTGGCGGCTGGAGGCAACAGGCACCTACTAGGAGCCACAAGCCTGCAGGCCACGGAGGATGGGTTCCTCTCGAGCCCGACACCTGGGTTTGGGACGGGCTCCCCTGGACCTAGGGAAAGACAAACGCAGCTTAACTATGTCTTCAAAGTTCTGCTGGCTAACAGGACTGGGCTGCAGCCTAGCCCGGGGTCTGCCCCCGCAGGACCTTAACAGAACTCAGCAACCGGGCTGCCAAGGTAGAGTGCAGGGAAGTGTGGGGGCGAGAGGGCTGCAGGCCGAGCCCTCTCACCTGCAGGGATTCGACCTTACAGGAAACCTTTCGAGGCGGCCTCTGGGGAAGAGGCACCTGTTGGGTGGGCGTCCCGCCCAGGACCGCACACACGGATACCCGGTGGACCTCCTGAGCACCCCCTCCCCGTGGGGGACCagtaccccctcccccagcaccctcCGGcccttggtgggggaggggtggaagagGGGCAATGGAGTGAAGGGTTTTCTGGGGCTGGGGTCCCAGGGCCCGCCGCAAAGCATCTCCCCTCCGGGCCCCCAGAGGCACGTCCCGAGCCACCAGTTACCTGGGCTACCTCTGCCGCTGCCTGCGCTCCTGCCAGCGGCctggctccttctccttcctccccaagtGACAGCAAAGCTTCGCGTCGTGCCAGAGGCGGTCTGTCCGGTGACAGTCATTCTCTAGAATGCTTTACGACACACGTCCGTCGGAGGAGTCAACTtattaaaatcaaatcaaataaaactcTCTGGGGAGGGGTGGCATCTTCGCGGGTGGGACACGGGCGGCGTGTGTCTAAACCTTCCCCAAAGCCGAAAGTCCTCACGCCCAGAGCCCCGGGTCTCCGCTGTGGACTTCGGGGCAGCAAGCTCACCTCTGGGCCCTCCTGGCAGTCCGCGAGGAAGGCGCCCGGGATCCGGGTCCCGCAGGGACACGCGGGACGGCGCGGGGCAGGCGACCGGACCCGAGGCCACGCGGGGCGCCTTCCACGGCGAGGCAGAGGGGACCCGGGAAGGTGGAGGTGAGAGCCGCGCACGCCACCCCCAGGAGGACCCGGGCCGCCGGCGCTGCCACCCCGCCCTCCCTTCGGCCCGCGGCCCCAGGCCGGAGCCTGGGGGCACGCGCGCGGTCACCTGGGCCGGCCTCTTCGTAGCGCAGAGCGGGGCGCGGGCCGTGCGTCCCCCAAGTGGACCAGACCGGCCTGCGTGCGGACGGCCTCCGGTCAGTCCCCGCGGGCcgaacggggaggggggggcaggcagtggctgcggggggtgggggggcacgaGGAAGGTGACGGGGGCTGCGGCGGGGAGCAGGCCGGCGGAGGAGGGGGGGGCGGCGGGAGTACGATCGAGTGGGAGGGGGCGCGCGCCGGGGCTCGGGGCTCGGCCGGGCCGGGCTGCGGGGCCGCGGGCCGCGGGCTGGGGCTGCGCGGGAGGCGACTGCGCCACAAAAGCCTGCgcgtccctccctccttctcccccgccctccctcctcctcctcctcctcctcctcctcctcctcctcctccctcccctccccgcccctcccccggccgCGGCCCGGCAGCGGGAGCGGGCGGAGCGGgcggagcaggggagggggcgggcgccCGAATATGCAGATGAGCGCGTGACGGACAGCTCCGCGTTCCAATGTCCCTCGGAAACTCGAGCGCTCCTTCCTCAACTCCTCACTCCCGACTCCAGACTCCCCCAAACCCCGACCGCCGGCCTGGCGCGCGGCTGCGCCCACCGGCTCcgcgccgctgccgccgccgccccgccgctCCCCCGGCCCGCGGGCCTCGCAGGCTAGTGCGCGGGCCGGCCCGCCTCGGCCCGCGgcccccgcgcccgccgccgcgcCGCGCCCCGGCCGGGCGTGGATGGAGGGCGCCGCGCGCTCTGCCCGCTGCTCGGCGTGACGCGGGCCCGGCGCCCCGCGCCCACCATGTCCTACCCGCAGGGCTACCTGTATCAGGCGCCCGGCTCGCTGGCGCTCTACTCGTGCCCGGCGTACGGCGCGTCGGCGCTGGCGGCGCCGCGCAGCGAGGAGCTGGCCCGCTCGGCGTCGGGCTCGGCGTTCAGCCCTTACCCGGGCTCCGCGGCCTTCACGGCGCAGGCGGCCTCCGGCTTCGGCAGCCCGCTGCAGTACTCGGccgacgccgccgccgccgccgccggcttCCCGTCCTACATGGTAACCGCGCGCGGGCGagtgccggggggtgggggggggcgcgaTCGGGACGCGAGGGCGCAGGGAGGATGCCGTGGGCGGTGGCTCCGGGGTCTCGGACCCGGGCCGTTCGCGCAGCTGGCGGGCCCGGCCGGCCCGGCGACGTTACTCAGGCCGGGGGTCCGTGCAGCTTCTCCCCTGGCTCCCGGGGTGACGTTCCCAAAGAGCCCGAAAAGTGCAACCCCGCTGCTGGGGTCGGGAATCCGTCCCGGGTGGTCCTCGGTTCGCGCGCCAAAGCCTGGCGAGGGGTCCGGAGCGGGCCGGGGGCGCGCTCCCTTTGGCTCGGGGAGCGGGTCTCGGCTCCGCTGGGGCCTCCGCGGCGACCCCGGAGCGCTTGGGGGTTACTTGTGGGGCTTGGGGTCACCGGGTTGGGGGAGCGGGAGGAGCAGCGGGCGGCGGCTCCGGGACCCCTCCTGGTGCGCCACGATCTCGGCCTTTATCTGTCCCACAGGCCGAGCTTTCGAAAAAACGGTGTGGGCGGGCGTGTGGCAGCCCCGGTCGCCGCGCCCGTCCCCTGCGTGCCGCGGCCAGCTACTGCTCCCCCGACCGGGGGTCGGCCCGCGCGCCTCTGGTTCCGCAGCTGGGCCCGGCCCGGGTGCTGCTGACGCCCGTTTCGGGCGAGCGAGGCCGTTACGgggggagccgggggggggggggtggttgtcGCCGCAGCCCGCCCTCGGTGGGATTCCAGGGCAGCGGCCCTGTCGCCGGGGCCTTGGCGGAGGCTGCAAATGTCTCGAATTTAAACGTTAAAGGCTGAATTAAAATGCTAATTACCGCGTATTTGAAGAATTCGAAACGGTGACTGGCTTCTGAGTTGCAAATTGGATTTGCCGAGCTTTAGAGCGGTGAATAGCCGAGCGGGGGCTCTGGGGTGGTTTTTTAACCATATaagggcggggaagggggagaagggggagccaGCCTGAGAAATTTAGATATCAAGAAAGTACCTGCGGGCCTGTGTCTGTGCACGTCCGCGTGCATCCGTGCCCGCAGCTCAGGGACCACGGGGGGAAGTTGTGCCGTTTTAGCAAAGTGAAATAGTTCAAAAATTCGAGGTTAGAACTGCAGCGTTTTCGTGGTCAACAGCCTGTCTTACGTTATGCGCtgcgggctttttttttttttttttttttttccccctgctcttTTGCTGCCGGGAAATGAGGCTCCAGCGCGGTCCTGACCCTGGGAACGGCAGCGTCGGGAGGGCGGATGCGGGCCAGGTCCCCGCGCACCCCGTTCACCAGGCTCTTGTTGGTTCCAGGGCGCGCCCTACGACGCGCACACGACCGGGGTGGCGGGCGCCATCAGCTACCACCCGTACGGCAGCGCGGCCTACCCTTACCAGCTCAACGACCCCGCGTACCGCAAGAACGCCACGCGGGACGCCACGGCCACGCTCAAGGCCTGGCTGAACGAGCACCGCAAGAACCCGTACCCCACCAAGGGCGAGAAGATCATGCTGGCCATCATCACCAAGATGACCCTCACGCAGGTGTCCACCTGGTTCGCCAACGCGCGCCGGCGCCTCAAGAAGGAGAACAAGATGACGTGGGCCCCGAGGAACAAAAgcgaggacgaggacgaggaggagggcGACGCGGCGAGGAGCAAGGGGGAGAGTCCAGACAAGGCGCAGGAGGGCACGGAGACCTCTGCCGAGGACGAAGGTGAGCGGGGCCGCGGCTGGCGCGAGGCTGCGGGGAGCTTTCTCCCCAGGCGGGCGCAGAGCCGAGGTCCGGGGAGACGCGGCGCGCCGCCACCCAGGATCGCGTGGGGCCGGTCCAGTCCTCGCGCGCTTCCCGGGGGAGGCCCTGCTGTCCCCCGCCCCGGGGTCGTGGCCGGGGTGGGGGATCAcgtggggggcgcggggggggggggtgctgtccCCGCGCACCACAGCCATGCCCGCGCCCCTGCAGGGATCAGCCTGCACGTCGACTCGCTCACGGATCACTCGTGCTCAGCCGAGTCGGACGGGGAGAAGCTGTCTTGTCGGGCGGGGGACCCCCTGTGCGAGTCGGGCTCGGAGTGCAAAGATAAGTACGACGACCTGGAGGACGACGAGGACGACGAGGACGACGGCGAGCGGGACCTGGCGCCGCCCAAGCCCGTGACCTCGTCGCCGCTCACCGGCGTGGAGGCGCCTCTGCTGAGCCCCCCGCCCGAGGCCGCGCCccgcggtggcggcggcggcggcggcggcggcaagATGCCCCTGGGCAGCCGGACGTCGCCGGGCGCGCCGCAGCCCGCCAGCAAGCCCAAGCTGTGGTCTCTGGCCGAGATCGCCACGTCGGACCTCAAGCAGCCGAGCCTGGGCCCGGGCTGCGCGCCGCCGGGGCTGCCCGCGGCCGCCGCGCCCGCCTCGACCGGGGCGCCTCCGGGCGGCTCCCCGTACCCCGCCTCGCCGCTGCTCGGCCGCCACCTCTACTACACGTCGCCCTTCTACGGCAACTACACAAACTACGGGAACTTGAACGCGGCGCTGCAGGGCCAGGGGCTCCTGCGGTACAACTCGGCGGCCGCCGCCCCCGGAGAGGCGCTGCACTCGGCGCCCAAGGCGGCCAGCGACGCGGGCAAGGCGGGCGCGCACCCGCTGGAGCCCCACTACCGGCCCCCGGGCGGCGGCTACGAGCCCAAGAAAGGTAGGCTGCCTGCGGCGCGCGGGACCCCGGGgagccagccccccccccccccagaaagccgggggaggggccggggagaCCCTGGGGCGCGGCAGGGGGAGCCTTTGTTGttgaagggagggcagggagtaGGCGGAAAGCCGGGCTCCACCAGCAGTCGCGGGAGTGGGGGGTCGTGTAgcacggggttgggggggggggagggaagggccgAGCGCCCTGGCCTTGCAGGAAGGCTTGCCCCTAATTGTCTCCGTTTTACTTAGCTTACCGTTGTTATTACTGTTAGTGTTATTATCCTGATTGATTCGTTTCGGCAAAAGACCGATTGTCACCAAATGCAAATTGCAGTTTGCCTTCCCGTTGGTTGGGCTTAAGCTGCAGAGTGTTCTGGGTTCCCGGAGCCTCAACTGACTCTTCACTCCCGCCTTTGCCTGCAAGGAAACAAACCGTCCTAGCAACTCTGAGAGCCGCCCGTTCTTCCAAATAGACAGCGAGAATCTCGGCCCCTTCCGCTGTTCTCTCCCGGGTGCCTCCGTTGCTCATAATTCAGGCTGGAGTTGTTAAGACCTGTGGAAGGAACTcaagggggcaggaagagaaaagggga
It contains:
- the IRX2 gene encoding iroquois-class homeodomain protein IRX-2, which gives rise to MSYPQGYLYQAPGSLALYSCPAYGASALAAPRSEELARSASGSAFSPYPGSAAFTAQAASGFGSPLQYSADAAAAAAGFPSYMGAPYDAHTTGVAGAISYHPYGSAAYPYQLNDPAYRKNATRDATATLKAWLNEHRKNPYPTKGEKIMLAIITKMTLTQVSTWFANARRRLKKENKMTWAPRNKSEDEDEEEGDAARSKGESPDKAQEGTETSAEDEGISLHVDSLTDHSCSAESDGEKLSCRAGDPLCESGSECKDKYDDLEDDEDDEDDGERDLAPPKPVTSSPLTGVEAPLLSPPPEAAPRGGGGGGGGGKMPLGSRTSPGAPQPASKPKLWSLAEIATSDLKQPSLGPGCAPPGLPAAAAPASTGAPPGGSPYPASPLLGRHLYYTSPFYGNYTNYGNLNAALQGQGLLRYNSAAAAPGEALHSAPKAASDAGKAGAHPLEPHYRPPGGGYEPKKDASEGCTVVGGGVQPYL